The Tribolium castaneum strain GA2 unplaced genomic scaffold, icTriCast1.1 ptg000170l, whole genome shotgun sequence genome includes a window with the following:
- the LOC100142235 gene encoding uncharacterized protein LOC100142235 has protein sequence MKVIMFKCSQCDNKFTRKDALTRHVKKHSDKLSKLTCTGCKTSFTRFDNYRRHITNSSLCSMDSDDMTPKKARLTTRTPLQEVTTNAPSCSFHQFCEICNSHYRGSRLNHLRSLKHKSVISAKINDDDDFVEEYQVAFKSRITSYRLKNSQLDDLEVCNFFERNQDKLITLITRKLREFNQLKINFELFAKYILPSKDIIEIKSFNTKNIIISISTNIKVELEEICGVIKNKMSEFLEKDSGWILMEILFLELNINKFNPLRASTYIPLPKDIAKRRAVINIHNDDNECFKWSVLAHLHSTEVNVNRHRVDAYREFEEELDFTDISFPVKLTDIFKFEALNNISVNVYGTEQRFDHEKGKWVSDIIGPFYLTSKKRDIHVNLLLIVDDERMIKHYCLISNISRLISSQLSKHNHAKFICNGCLLFFSSEQKLVKHRKYACNEVVTTLPTSDLIINKFGKEVPGNELTFQNFDKSLKVPFVFYFDFESILKPLRNDNSADNIRTIVTHLHEPYSFGYYIKCAYNDNLSIYRTYRGKDAPKIFVKWLQDDVNRLYHDHLKHIVPLEMTPLDELVFQISTHCHLCKEPFKTDYGSLNCDRVRNHCHLTGEFLGPAHSICNLNYKIPKYIPVFCHNLTNYDSHLFIKALATEKTIINCIAQTKEKYITFSKKILVDKVMNTTTNTVDNIFITLRFVDSFRFLSFSLDKLSQTLTSDECLTIRKHFPDDNQFNLIRQKGVFPYSYLDCFNKLDDTSLPLIQQFYDNLNKTDISEHDYERAQEVWNLFDCKTLGDYSDIYLKSDVLLLTDIFENFRKVCLKIYELDPAHYLTAPSLGWDAMLKMTGIKFELLTDIDMVHFFRKSIRGGLCQCSKRKAVANNKFLSNHDPSKPTSFIMYLDATNLYGAAMSEYLPYSGFRWEDPNEFNDNLILNLTDNADVGYIFEVDLEYPSELHNLHNDLPFCPEKFIPPSSKTEKLCATLNNKVHYVLHYRNLRQAIQGGLKLINIHRVLSFNQSPWLKTYIDLNTEMRNKSKNALEKDVFKLMNNSVFGKTMESIDKRVNVKLVTSWNNIGRKPGAESLIARPNFKNSSIFTPNFVAIQLENEKVFYNKPLYVGFTILDISKTIMYDFYYNFIKLKYGNNATLLYTDTDSLVIEIFCENIYDDIKSNIERFDTSNYKAENIHGIPVSSSVIGKMKDEYKGRVISEFLGTGAKAYCVDVEGELSKKAKGIKHNVITSELHKIDYQNAVTVPNTEIIKEMNIFRSKLHNIYTELKKKIALSFKDDKRYILNNSEGRTLSWGHKNILPQTQE, from the exons ATGAAAGTAATCATGTTCAAGTGCTCTCAATGCGATAACAAGTTTACTCGCAAAGATGCTTTAACAcgtcatgtaaaaaaacata GTGATAAATTATCTAAACTCACTTGCACCGGATGTAAAACGTCATTTACGAGATTTGATAACTATAGGCGTCATATTACAAATTCATCATTGTGTTCAATGGATTCGGATGATATGACTCCTAAAAAAGCCCGCCTGACAACTAGAACACCTTTACaag aagttACTACTAACGCTCCATCATGTtcatttcatcaattttgtgaaatatgcaATAGTCACTACAGAGGATCCAGATTAAACCATTTACGttctttaaaacataaaagtgtCATCTCCGCCAAAattaatgatgatgatgatttcGTTGAAGAATATCAAGTTGCCTTCAAATCAAGAATTACCTCATAccgattgaaaaattcacaactagATGACTTGGaagtgtgcaatttttttgaaagaaatcaagataaacttatcactttaataactagaaaactgagagaatttaaccaacttaaaattaatttcgaactttttgctaaatatattttaccttCTAAAGACATTATCGAAATCAAATCATTCAACACTAAAAATATCATCATTTCAATATCGACAAATATTAAGGTAGAACTGGAAGAAATATGTGGcgtcataaaaaacaaaatgagtgaattcttggaaaaagatagtg gttggattttaatggaaattttgtttttggaacttAATATCAACAAATTCAATCCACTACGTGCATCAACATATATACCATTACCGAAGGACATAGCGAAGCGGAGAGCGGTTATCAATATtcataatgatgataatgaatgTTTCAAATGGTCTGTTTTGGCACACCTTCATTCAACTGAAGTAAATGTTAATCGACATCGAGTTGATGCTTATCGTGAGTTTGAAGAGGAATTAGATTTTACAGATATTTCATTTCCGGTTAAattaactgatatttttaaatttgaagcacttaataatattagtgtaAATGTCTATGGAACAGAGCAGCGTTTTGATCATGAAAAAGGTAAATGGGTATCAGATATTATAGGtcccttttatttaacttctaaGAAACGAGACAttcatgtaaatttattacttatcgTAGACGATGAAAGAATGATCAAACATTACTGTCTGATAAGCAACATTTCTCGATTAATAAGTTCACAACTTTCCAAACATAATCATGCTAAATTTATATGTAACGgttgtctattatttttttcgagtgaacaaaaattagttaaacatcGTAAGTATGCTTGTAATGAAGTTGTCACTACATTACCAACTTCTGAtctgattataaataaatttggtaaagAAGTGCCTGGTAAtgaattaacatttcaaaattttgataaatctcttaaagttccttttgtattttatttcgattttgaatctattttaaaacctttacgCAATGATAATTCAGCCGATAATATCCGTACAATTGTTACACATTTACATGAACCATATAGTTTCGGATATTACATAAAATGTGCATATAatgataatttatcaatttatcgGACTTATCGAGGAAAAGATGctcctaaaatttttgtgaaatggttgCAAGATGATGTAAATAGACTTTATCACGATCACCTCAAACATATCGTACCACTTGAAATGACTCCGTTAGAtgaattggtttttcaaatatctacCCATTGTCATTTATGTAAAGAACCTTTCAAAACAGATTACGGAAGTCTAAATTGTGATAGAGTTCGTAATCATTGTCACTTAACAGGTGAATTTTTAGGACCTGCacattctatttgtaatttaaattataagattccaaaatatatccctgttttttgtcataatttaactaattatgatagtcatttatttattaaagctttaGCAACAGAAAAGACCATCATTAATTGCATTgctcaaactaaagaaaagtatattacattttcaaaaaaaattttagttgataAGGTCATGAACACGACTACAAATAcagttgacaatatttttataacgcttAGATTCGTAGATTCGTTCCGtttcctttctttttcattAGATAAATTATCTCAGACTTTAACTTCTGATGAATGTCTAACCATTCGGAAACACTTTCCGGACGAtaaccaatttaatttgataagacaaaaaggtgtttttccatattcatatttggattgttttaataagttaGATGATACCAGTTTACCAttgattcaacaattttatgataatcttaataaaactgatatcAGTGAACATGATTATGAGCGAGCACAGGAAGTCTGGAATCTATTTGATTGCAAAACGTTAGGTGATTATTccgacatttatttaaagtctgatgttttgttactaacagacatttttgaaaatttcagaaaggtttgtctcaaaatttatgaacTAGATCCAGCTCATTACTTAACAGCACCTTCATTAGGCTGGGATGCTATGTTAAAAATgactggaattaaattcgaattgtTAACTGATATAGACATGGTACATTTCTTTCGAAAATCTATTAGAGGAGGACTTTGTCAATGTTCAAAACGTAAAGCAGTagcaaataataagtttttatcaaatcatgATCCTTCTAAACCAACTTCTTTTATAATGTACCTTGATGCAACCAACTTGTATGGAGCAGCAATGTCTGAATATTTACCTTATAGCGGTTTTCGATGGGAAGATCCTAATGAATTCAATGATAACCTAATTCTCAATTTGACAGATAACGCTGATGTAGGTTATATATTCGAAGTTGATTTAGAATATCcttctgaattacataatCTTCACAACGATTTACCATTTTgtcctgaaaaatttattcctcCCTCTAGTAAAACTGAGAAACTTTGCGCAACCTTGAACAATAAAGTACACTATGTTTTACATTATCGAAATTTAAGACAAGCTATACAAggtggtttaaaattaattaatattcaccgtgttttaagttttaatcaatcaccatggttgaaaacatatattgatttaaatacagaaatgcgtaacaaatcaaaaaacgcgttagaaaaagatgtatttaaattaatgaataattcagtttttggtaaaaccATGGAATCAATTGATAAAAGAGTAAACGTGAAATTGGTAACATCATGGAATAATATAGGTAGAAAACCAGGTGCTGAAAGTTTAATTGCacgaccaaattttaaaaattcatctatctttacaccaaattttgtagctATTCAATTAGAGaacgaaaaagttttctaCAATAAACCTCTGTATGTAGGTTTTACTATTCTAGATATCAGTAAAACTATTatgtatgatttttattataatttcataaaacttaaatacgGTAACAATGCAACGCTTTTGTATACCGATACTGATAGTttagtaattgaaattttttgtgaaaatatttatgatgatattaaatctaatatagagcgttttgatacttcaaattataaagcagAAAATATTCATGGAATACCTGTATCGTCTTCTGTCATCGGGAAGATGAAAGATGAATATAAAGGACGTGTAATATCAGAATTTTTAGGAACAGGTGCTAAAGCATATTGTGTGGATGTTGAAGgtgaattatctaaaaaagctaagggtattaaacacaatgtaattacaagtgaattacataaaattgacTACCAAAACGCAGTTACTGTtccaaacactgaaattattaaagaaatgaatATCTTTCGTTCGAAGCTTCATAACATTTACacagaattaaagaaaaaaattgctttatcttTCAAAGATGATAAACGTTACATcttaaacaattctgaaggtaGAACATTATCTTggggtcataaaaatattcttcctcAAACTcaggaataa